A single Pseudomonas sp. DC1.2 DNA region contains:
- a CDS encoding carboxylate/amino acid/amine transporter, giving the protein MGYLLFVTLIQAFSFSLIGEYLAGHVDSYFAVLVRVLLAGLVFVPLTRWRSVEPAFMRGMLLIGALQFGVTYVCLYLSFRVLTVPEVLLFTILTPLHVTLIEDALNRRFNPWALVAALVAVLGAAVIRYDRINPDFFMGFLLLQLANFTYAAGQVLYKHLVARYPSDLPHYRRFGYFYLGALAVALPAFLLFGKQNFLPEAPLQWGVLVFLGLVSTALGLYWWNKGACLVNGGTLAVMNNLHVPVGLLINLLIWNQHEELGRLFLGGAVILAAVWVSRLGIRRLAVAP; this is encoded by the coding sequence GCATGTCGACAGTTATTTCGCGGTGCTGGTGCGCGTGTTATTGGCGGGGCTGGTGTTTGTTCCGTTGACCCGCTGGCGCTCGGTTGAGCCGGCGTTCATGCGCGGCATGTTGCTGATCGGTGCGTTGCAGTTCGGCGTGACCTACGTTTGCCTGTACCTGAGTTTTCGGGTGCTGACGGTGCCTGAAGTGTTGCTCTTCACCATCCTCACGCCGTTGCACGTGACCTTGATCGAAGACGCGCTCAACCGGCGCTTCAACCCGTGGGCGTTGGTGGCGGCGCTGGTGGCTGTACTCGGTGCGGCAGTGATTCGCTACGACCGGATCAACCCGGACTTCTTCATGGGGTTCCTGCTGCTGCAACTGGCCAACTTCACTTACGCCGCCGGGCAAGTGCTTTATAAACATCTGGTGGCGCGATACCCGAGCGATTTACCGCATTACCGACGTTTCGGCTATTTCTACCTGGGGGCGTTAGCGGTGGCATTGCCGGCGTTTCTGCTATTCGGCAAACAGAACTTCCTGCCCGAGGCACCACTGCAATGGGGCGTTCTGGTGTTCCTTGGGCTAGTTTCTACGGCACTGGGGCTTTACTGGTGGAACAAAGGCGCGTGCCTGGTGAATGGCGGCACGCTGGCGGTGATGAACAATCTGCATGTGCCGGTGGGGTTGCTGATCAATTTGTTGATTTGGAATCAGCATGAAGAGCTGGGACGGCTGTTCCTCGGCGGGGCGGTGATTTTGGCGGCGGTGTGGGTCAGTCGGTTGGGCATACGCCGATTGGCAGTCGCACCCTGA
- a CDS encoding XRE family transcriptional regulator — protein MSIRLKILRKRLGMTLETLSEKTGMTKSYLSKLERGLNTPSIAAALKLATAFNVSVEELFAEGSTSQASYSLVRSNERQSLSSNGHSADYAVLAHRVADLTLLPFIIRPPATFGDSTFKEHLGEEFLFVHEGEVEVDFMNERVILNCGDALHFNAQKPHRIRSVGEKQAQLLVVIHNNEE, from the coding sequence ATGTCTATCCGACTGAAAATACTAAGAAAACGGCTGGGGATGACCCTTGAGACACTTTCCGAAAAGACGGGTATGACCAAGAGTTACCTGTCCAAGTTGGAAAGAGGGTTGAACACGCCGTCGATTGCAGCAGCCTTAAAGCTCGCGACGGCGTTTAACGTGAGTGTCGAAGAGCTTTTTGCTGAAGGATCCACCTCACAAGCCAGCTATAGCCTGGTCAGAAGCAACGAGCGCCAATCGCTATCGTCTAACGGCCACAGTGCTGACTATGCTGTATTGGCCCACAGAGTCGCAGACCTTACCCTGCTGCCATTCATCATTCGCCCCCCTGCGACCTTCGGCGATTCGACATTCAAAGAACACCTTGGTGAAGAATTCTTATTTGTCCACGAGGGCGAAGTCGAGGTGGACTTCATGAATGAACGGGTGATTCTCAATTGCGGGGATGCACTGCATTTCAACGCACAAAAACCGCATCGGATACGTTCAGTTGGGGAGAAGCAGGCGCAATTGCTGGTCGTGATCCATAACAATGAGGAGTGA
- a CDS encoding aldolase, with protein MAKTLALPKDQLVKQALAEMQSNLADNTWTEREKLALTCRILYENGHDSGLSGQITTRGPEPGTYYTQQLGLGFDEITASNLLLVNEDLEVLEGCGMPNPANRFHSWVYRARADVMCMIHTHPTHIAALSMLELPLVVSHMDMCPLYDDCAFLEHWPGIPVGNEEGELITRALGEKRAVLLAHHGQLSTGRTIEEACVTALLIERAAKLQLLASAAGEIKPIQPELGQEAHDWISKPKRHGAAFNYYARQVLRRHAGCLS; from the coding sequence ATGGCCAAGACATTAGCATTACCAAAGGATCAGCTTGTCAAGCAGGCCCTTGCAGAGATGCAAAGCAACCTGGCTGACAATACATGGACTGAGCGGGAGAAGCTGGCGTTGACGTGCCGAATTCTCTATGAAAACGGCCACGATTCTGGCCTCTCGGGGCAGATTACGACCCGTGGCCCCGAGCCTGGTACGTACTACACCCAACAGTTAGGTCTGGGCTTCGACGAAATAACCGCAAGTAATTTGCTTCTGGTTAATGAAGATCTTGAGGTCCTTGAAGGCTGCGGTATGCCTAACCCCGCTAACCGTTTTCACAGTTGGGTATATCGCGCCCGCGCAGATGTGATGTGCATGATCCATACCCATCCGACCCATATTGCGGCGCTCTCAATGCTCGAACTGCCTTTGGTCGTTTCGCACATGGATATGTGTCCGCTTTACGACGATTGCGCCTTTTTAGAACACTGGCCCGGTATACCGGTTGGGAATGAGGAGGGAGAGCTCATCACCCGCGCACTCGGCGAGAAGCGGGCGGTTTTGCTTGCCCATCACGGCCAGCTGTCTACAGGGAGAACAATCGAGGAAGCTTGTGTTACCGCACTGCTGATCGAGCGCGCCGCCAAGCTGCAATTGCTGGCCAGCGCGGCAGGCGAAATCAAGCCCATCCAACCGGAATTAGGACAGGAAGCTCACGATTGGATTTCCAAGCCCAAGCGCCACGGCGCAGCATTTAACTACTATGCGCGGCAAGTTCTGCGTCGGCATGCCGGCTGCCTGAGCTGA